One Candida dubliniensis CD36 chromosome 1, complete sequence genomic region harbors:
- a CDS encoding oxidoreductase, short-chain dehydrogenase/reductase family, putative, with translation MVDFNVNGKIAVVTGGTRGLGLYCAEALLLNGASTVVITSRKAKACEEAQKYLEKLAKDNNKNCKVISYPADIAVEEECEKFYAEIAKQVDKVDILVANAGASWGAPLEDHPVSAVKKVLNLNVVAVYHTIKLFTPLLEKAGTKEDPSRLILMSSVISYSTNDMVGVYGYLSSKAAVSHLGRNLSVQFAPRHINVNSIAPGFFPSKMANGLIEAAGEALTSTNPRGRLGEKEDIQSLLIFLCSKQSNYVNGTIVPLDGGAHNNQPAAHF, from the coding sequence ATGGTCGATTTTAATGTCAATGGGAAAATTGCTGTTGTAACTGGTGGCACTCGTGGTTTGGGTTTATACTGTGCTGAGGCTTTGTTATTGAACGGTGCCTCCACTGTGGTTATTACATCAAGAAAGGCAAAAGCTTGTGAAGAAGCTCAAAAGTATTTAGAAAAACTTGCCaaagacaacaacaagaattgtAAAGTTATTTCGTATCCAGCTGACATTGCTGTTGAGGAAGAATGTGAAAAATTCTACGCTGAAATAGCCAAACAAGTCGACAAAGTTGACATTTTAGTTGCCAACGCTGGTGCTTCTTGGGGTGCTCCATTAGAAGACCATCCAGTATCAGCAGTGAAAAAAGTCCTCAACTTGAATGTTGTTGCCGTTTACCACACCATCAAGTTATTCACTCCATTGTTGGAAAAAGCTGGTACTAAAGAGGATCCTTCTAGATTGATACTTATGTCCTCGGTCATTAGTTACTCGACTAACGATATGGTCGGTGTATACGGTTATTTGTCGTCCAAAGCCGCAGTATCTCATTTGGGAAGAAACTTGTCTGTTCAATTTGCCCCAAGACATATTAATGTAAATTCAATTGCCCCGGGTTTTTTCCCATCGAAGATGGCCAATGGTTTGATCGAAGCTGCTGGTGAAGCCTTGACATCAACCAACCCAAGAGGTAGATTGGGTGAAAAGGAAGATATCCAATCTTTGTTGATCTTCTTGTGTTCAAAACAGTCCAATTATGTGAATGGTACCATTGTTCCTCTTGATGGAGGAGCACATAATAACCAACCAGCTGCTCATTTTTAG
- a CDS encoding oxidoreductase, putative (spliced gene): protein MSHVSIVTGASRGIGKAIAQILLKNPSSKVVIVARSQAPLESFQKQHGSDRVAFVAGDITDPATSKKAVETAISNFGQLNAVIANAGVLDPIGPIENTSVDQWKRLYDINVFSVVELIKHSLPHLKKTNGKVIGVSSIAAFTAFNGWYAYGSSKAALNHLMFSLASEEKDIQAIAVAPGVVDTEMQNDIREKFGKNMKEEAFQQFVDLHKNEKLVSPEEPGTVYANLALKGWSEDLNGKYLDFDDALLKDYQM, encoded by the exons ATGTCTCACGTTTCAATTGTAACTGGTGCTTCCAGAG GTATTGGTAAGGCCATTGCTCAAattcttttgaaaaaccCATCTTCAAAAGTTGTGATTGTTGCTAGATCTCAAGCTCCATTGGAATCTTTCCAAAAGCAACACGGCTCAGATAGAGTAGCATTTGTCGCTGGTGATATTACTGACCCAGCTACTTCTAAGAAAGCTGTTGAGACTGCTATTTCCAACTTTGGTCAATTAAATGCTGTCATTGCTAATGCCGGTGTGTTGGATCCAATAGGTCCAATAGAAAACACATCTGTTGATCAATGGAAACGATTGTATGACATTAACGTATTTTCTGTAGTTGAGTTAATCAAACACAGTTTGCCACatttaaagaaaactaACGGTAAAGTCATTGGtgtttcttcaattgcTGCCTTCACAGCTTTCAACGGTTGGTATGCTTATGGTTCTTCTAAAGCTGCATTGAACCATTTGATGTTCTCTTTGGCTtctgaagaaaaagatatcCAAGCCATTGCTGTTGCTCCAGGTGTCGTTGACACTGAAATGCAAAATGACATTAGAGAAAAATTTGGCAAAAATATGAAGGAAGAAGCTTTCCAgcaatttgttgatttacaCAAGAATGAAAAGTTGGTTTCTCCAGAAGAACCAGGTACAGTTTATGCTAACTTGGCCTTGAAGGGTTGGTCAGAAGATTTGAACGGGAAATACTTAGATTTTGATGATGCCCTTCTTAAAGACTATCAAATGTAG